Proteins from one Telopea speciosissima isolate NSW1024214 ecotype Mountain lineage chromosome 1, Tspe_v1, whole genome shotgun sequence genomic window:
- the LOC122661303 gene encoding putative fasciclin-like arabinogalactan protein 20: MTTLSQFSLILFSLFCTSVLAIQPETVQDAVEILADTGFMAMSLTIQLVAQALISNLSYATIFSPADAAFIQSGQPSIDLLQYHISPLAFSVETLRTLPYGTKIPTLYQNHSLMVTTPANGQQISLNNVKINESTIFDDGSLVVFGIDKFFDPSFSISSHLPPIGAPTSNFYCTAPYLHDSALDFESFVMASNSIRDKGYSVMASFLELQLPQSGDQKKLTIFAPVDEAIEDYKQLSGENSTVFHRHGLPCKLTWSDLVMLDDGATLETLLRGFRINVTRSGITVLLNGVPVIFPDLYYHDWLVIHGIPQILSLPAEQEPVRDSYAGFNGNFKGNVPDSGEF; the protein is encoded by the coding sequence ATGACGACCTTGTCTcaattctctctcattcttttctctctcttctgcaCCTCTGTTCTTGCGATTCAGCCTGAAACAGTTCAGGATGCCGTCGAAATCCTTGCAGACACAGGTTTCATGGCCATGTCCCTAACCATTCAACTCGTTGCCCAAGCCCTAATCTCTAATTTATCCTATGCGACGATCTTCTCTCCTGCTGACGCTGCCTTCATTCAATCGGGGCAGCCTTCAATCGATCTCCTTCAATACCACATATCACCACTGGCATTCTCAGTGGAAACCCTGAGAACCTTACCATACGGTACCAAGATCCCCACCTTGTACCAGAACCACTCGTTGATGGTCACTACACCGGCTAATGGTCAGCAGATCTCATTGAACAATGTCAAGATCAACGAATCGACCATCTTTGACGATGGATCTTTGGTTGTCTTTGGAATCGACAAGTTCTTTGATCCTTCTTTCAGTATATCCTCACATTTGCCACCGATCGGAGCTCCTACCTCTAACTTCTATTGTACGGCTCCCTACTTGCATGATTCTGCGTTGGATTTCGAATCTTTTGTCATGGCTTCTAATAGCATCAGAGACAAAGGTTACTCTGTGATGGCTTCTTTCCTTGAACTGCAACTACCGCAGTCTGGTGACCAGAAGAAGCTGACAATCTTCGCACCAGTTGATGAAGCCATAGAGGATTACAAGCAACTTTCTGGTGAAAATTCAACAGTCTTTCACCGTCATGGTCTTCCTTGCAAGCTTACGTGGTCGGATCTGGTTATGTTGGATGATGGAGCCACACTGGAGACACTGTTGAGAGGGTTTAGGATTAATGTCACAAGATCTGGTATTACAGTTTTGCTAAACGGAGTTCCCGTCATCTTTCCGGACTTGTATTACCATGATTGGCTTGTTATCCACGGCATCCCTCAGATCCTTTCGTTGCCTGCAGAGCAAGAGCCAGTCAGAGATTCTTATGCTGGATTTAATGGCAATTTCAAGGGAAATGTGCCTGATTCCGGTGAATTCTGA
- the LOC122652448 gene encoding uridine nucleosidase 1-like isoform X1, translating to MESVTSNSHDIADTITSFSSKPEKIIIDTDPGIDDSMAIFMAFQTPEVEVLGLTTIFGNVSTAGATRNALLLCELAGCPGIPVAEGSSEPLKGGIPSVADFVHGPDGLGNVSLPPPKEKKIEKSATEFLVDKVSEYPGEVSILALGPLTNLALAIKRDSSFASKVKRLVILGGAFFALGNVNPAAEANIYGDPEAADIVFTSGANIIVVGINITTQVKLTDEDLSELRDSKGRNSHFLGELCKFYRDWHVKSDGVCDGTRTTLGQAMPPFQSHGQLMWRESLCILRNCSQSHEAIMHMKPQEVKVGLSTIFHFDNPFSLLYICHKYWICVSCIGITYLNS from the exons ATGGAGTCTGTTACATCGAATTCTCATGATATAGCCGACACAATAACCTCTTTTTCCTCTAAACCTGAAAAGATCATCATTGATACTGATCCTGGAATTG ATGACAGCATGGCTATCTTTATGGCATTTCAAACACCAGAGGTGGAGGTCTTAGGTTTGACTACAATATTTGGTAATGTTAGTACTGCAGGCGCTACACGGAATGCTTTGCTCTTG TGCGAGTTGGCAGGGTGTCCTGGTATCCCTGTCGCAGAAGGCAGCTCTGAACCTCTAAAG GGAGGAATACCAAGTGTTGCTGACTTTGTTCACGGCCCTGATGGGTTGGGGAATGTATCTCTTccacccccaaaagaaaagaaaattgagaaGAGTGCCACCGAATTTTTAGTTGATAAGGTCTCTGAATATCCTGGTGAGGTATCCATACTTGCATTGGGACCACTGACAAATTTAGCTTTG GCAATCAAAAGGGATTCATCCTTTGCAAGCAAGGTGAAGAGACTGGTAATACTTGGTGGGGCTTTCTTTGCATTGGGAAATGTCAATCCTGCAGCTGAAGCTAAT ATCTATGGTGATCCAGAAGCAGCCGATATTGTGTTTACCTCTGGGGcaaatattattgttgttggcATAAATATTACAACCCAAGTCAAACTAACAG ACGAAGACCTCTCTGAATTGAGGGATTCCAAAGGGAGAAATTCTCATTTCTTAGGTGAATTATGCAAATTTTACAGAGATTGGCATGTGAAATCTGATGGCGTCTGTG ATGGAACTCGAACAACCCTTGGTCAGGCTATGCCCCCGTTTCAGTCGCATGGACAATTGATGTGGAGGGAGTCGTTATGTATATTAAGGAACTGCTCACAAAGCCATGAAGCTATAATGCACATGAAACCACAGGAAGTGAAGGTTGGATTGTCtaccatttttcattttgacaacccattttctcttctttatatCTGTCACAAATATTGGATTTGTGTTTCATGTATTGGGATCACATACCTCAATTCATAA
- the LOC122652448 gene encoding uridine nucleosidase 1-like isoform X2, whose translation MESVTSNSHDIADTITSFSSKPEKIIIDTDPGIDDSMAIFMAFQTPEVEVLGLTTIFGNVSTAGATRNALLLCELAGCPGIPVAEGSSEPLKGGIPSVADFVHGPDGLGNVSLPPPKEKKIEKSATEFLVDKVSEYPGEVSILALGPLTNLALAIKRDSSFASKVKRLVILGGAFFALGNVNPAAEANIYGDPEAADIVFTSGANIIVVGINITTQVKLTDEDLSELRDSKGRNSHFLGELCKFYRDWHVKSDGVCGIFPHDPVSFVALVRPDLFTFKEGVVRVETQGICAGHTLMDQGLKKWNSNNPWSGYAPVSVAWTIDVEGVVMYIKELLTKP comes from the exons ATGGAGTCTGTTACATCGAATTCTCATGATATAGCCGACACAATAACCTCTTTTTCCTCTAAACCTGAAAAGATCATCATTGATACTGATCCTGGAATTG ATGACAGCATGGCTATCTTTATGGCATTTCAAACACCAGAGGTGGAGGTCTTAGGTTTGACTACAATATTTGGTAATGTTAGTACTGCAGGCGCTACACGGAATGCTTTGCTCTTG TGCGAGTTGGCAGGGTGTCCTGGTATCCCTGTCGCAGAAGGCAGCTCTGAACCTCTAAAG GGAGGAATACCAAGTGTTGCTGACTTTGTTCACGGCCCTGATGGGTTGGGGAATGTATCTCTTccacccccaaaagaaaagaaaattgagaaGAGTGCCACCGAATTTTTAGTTGATAAGGTCTCTGAATATCCTGGTGAGGTATCCATACTTGCATTGGGACCACTGACAAATTTAGCTTTG GCAATCAAAAGGGATTCATCCTTTGCAAGCAAGGTGAAGAGACTGGTAATACTTGGTGGGGCTTTCTTTGCATTGGGAAATGTCAATCCTGCAGCTGAAGCTAAT ATCTATGGTGATCCAGAAGCAGCCGATATTGTGTTTACCTCTGGGGcaaatattattgttgttggcATAAATATTACAACCCAAGTCAAACTAACAG ACGAAGACCTCTCTGAATTGAGGGATTCCAAAGGGAGAAATTCTCATTTCTTAGGTGAATTATGCAAATTTTACAGAGATTGGCATGTGAAATCTGATGGCGTCTGTG GCATTTTCCCTCATGATCCGGTGAGTTTCGTGGCACTTGTCCGTCCTGACCTTTTTACTTTCAAGGAGGGGGTCGTGAGGGTTGAAACTCAGGGTATATGTGCTGGACATACGCTAATGGACCAAGGACTGAAAAA ATGGAACTCGAACAACCCTTGGTCAGGCTATGCCCCCGTTTCAGTCGCATGGACAATTGATGTGGAGGGAGTCGTTATGTATATTAAGGAACTGCTCACAAAGCCATGA